The following are from one region of the Vulpes vulpes isolate BD-2025 chromosome 14, VulVul3, whole genome shotgun sequence genome:
- the LCORL gene encoding ligand-dependent nuclear receptor corepressor-like protein isoform X3, with the protein MDKGRERMAAAAAAAAAAQCRSPRCAAERRGFRRELDSWRHRLMHCVGFESILEGLYGPRLRRDLSLFEDCEPEELTDWSMDEKCSFCNLQREAVSDCIPSLDSSQSTPTEELSSQGQSNTEKIECQAENYLNALFRKKGDGVLDLSTKKTSIKSEESSICDPSSENSMAGSTVDAKSEEATKMEKGKSALSKVLESLCIHHQQQVLAMLKFLVQEQNAASLCYCNTSYTVSSESQKPLTEDNLHGLFCSCEYRLAERGGLQSERQSPGFVPLPVCIKDLRCLTCQTVTIEHIKTVVNRGIANSYSSHRCCSGPLPNLHSTKSTFQAPLSSREVCDVSVRLEGVCRSRSPSPPPLSPVQTEGFEKLKDVVSELSALENNRLEININQPPSLIPAEINSDKGDHEGKIQKAKKCSNSDYLLLEDSDNCATNHEKGETTIIFQDLMDRINEKLKSIETTDMTNLIKLSSSDCTTDNDLKLRDLIASLLHNAKASDYSFMELLSQHDKKVENKIIQTRFRKRQETLFSMHNSPDSPMFRRHSLQIKRELASLDENFVRKKYTEKNSRKLTRNDEIFSTDKQFYHCQGSLQNSKSLQDNNHVETSFSPDCALQSLQLPLHSLETNLAFDAFSESFKTTSPGKMSIRKSRERSAAGKKLLQNHKENPKLENTETPLKSDVPGLLSRTKRNIVPPGWYSIYVTNNYVFKKSPKAKKVSESTKRKDPVKNTQVESSHNIDLNKIAMNSNLQVVVERLEDTINMAKKSWNNHSSEGCRASKKLIEIDGKDQNAGRNMTLTVSRMTCKEQSLSKSVVAAGNIKNSHTPTIEWNSKKRVNLEKSSILDTSSLVSSVTSVPTKYEGFGSSSFSSYSSPIKLMFLSEVKSSEGVKYTLTSVGTSKSNTDLPSEKCPTPHVTEKKPETNEDVPNPNLENHSSNLNDSDTLQGELNKLNCASETTESSAMFIDDINSEKPQVEPKENPSSGMDSSFKRKPGRPKKIGPQVVKQTKRPIGRPPKAKAEQTDFTVCQNESSSAGKKSPESLVSEVKEGICKKSITVTVIYGRSRRAKRHVSEGAGNISSGRSGGNKVADFPAEGSGLRNPREHKPDSGERGSAVSSSTTEGEILGSGFEHVRPIKDKSVVPQPSKNVARPNQKPFAVTRRPGRPAKVKVSGISVTINRVSPQEREVSISSCLPPLEQENMLEKHGAEEKRDHRCSKVGARLPGAGADVFDNGPKSVVAAVPLTHAVRDRKPSLHFLHPFASSSSLIYRNALLRKSYRLHLQKGKSQKEKHRPSRIKTASKGAPGTRDSRNAKMRLEDNKLTPVSEVSLDPIISSNPLLRWWAASASNDSLLEELNNRFEQITNAWVQVSGDEAENCVHKKRERVENDNFKIANPLETCLLELEVSPVKMLFRKKYDLNELCIWFMQTTETQSLSLVRKANARNPLEVINTRGTKLGTKYSHFNTSPFRKHFKKFALSSPSKSAGKLHILHKMVSSPLLNVKSNLTLARLKRTEFKRLQHERWKREGKLHNHGTVDWISKRRNLRFFCRNQFLNKTEGRTNADTPLEGKNTVENQFILPPEVRDDSLQRKVAMPDLKTCASLENNFKSEAKENGTNCSQKDFEKGPRPGNVCPNNWKSKTLKDCRIFLRKINYLEHRNTFKLNTIIYSPESVDSGSNHQTRVEAAKRFTLRSHSARQNSFKKQSKEIENAKTDSPSTDKFPGQLDNSKLNKCVNYDKNPDSSDVLSKLNKRKRPPWKTTEMSTKRHKRQSCNSGQMANYYSKSQLACDK; encoded by the coding sequence ttcaacTGTTGATGCAAAATCAGAGGAAGCTactaaaatggaaaaaggaaaatcagcaTTAAGCAAAGTTTTGGAATCTTTGTGCATACATCACCAGCAACAAGTTTTGGCCATGTTGAAATTTCTAGTCCAAGAGCAGAATGCTGCTTCTCTTTGCTATTGTAATACATCATATACTGTGTCTTCAGAATCTCAAAAGCCCCTAACTGAAGATAATTTACATGGTCTATTCTGTAGTTGTGAATATAGGCTGGCAGAAAGAGGGGGTCTACAAAGTGAAAGGCAAAGCCCTGGTTTTGTGCCTCTGCCAGTCTGTATTAAAGATTTACGTTGTTTAACTTGCCAAACTGTAACTATTGAGCACATTAAGACAGTGGTGAATAGAGGAATTGCCAACAGTTATAGTTCTCACAGGTGCTGTTCTGGACCGTTACCAAACCTTCACTCTACAAAATCGACCTTCCAAGCTCCTCTTTCATCAAGGGAAGTATGCGACGTTTCAGTCCGACTCGAGGGTGTTTGTAGATCACGAAGTCCGTCACCCCCACCATTATCACCTGTACAGACTGAAGgatttgaaaaactgaaagatGTCGTCTCGGAGCTTTCAGCCTTAGAAAATAACAGACTTGAAATAAACATTAACCAGCCTCCATCTCTCATACCAGCAGAAATAAACAGTGACAAGGGTGATCACGAAGGTAAAATACAAAAAGCTAAGAAATGCAGTAACTCTGATTATTTGCTCCTGGAAGACAGCGATAATTGTGCTACGAATCATGAAAAAGGTGAAACTACtataatttttcaagatttaatggATCgtattaatgaaaaattaaaatcaatagaaACTACAGATATGACAAACCTTATAAAATTATCTAGCAGTGATTGCACTACAGATAATGATTTAAAATTGAGAGATTTAATAGCCTCACTCTTGCATAACGCTAAGGCCAGTGATTACAGTTTTATGGAATTGCTGAGCCAACATgataaaaaggtagaaaataaaattattcagacAAGATTTCGAAAGCGTCAAGAAACCTTATTTTCAATGCACAACTCTCCTGATTCACCCATGTTTAGAAGGCACtctttacaaataaaaagagaacttgCTAGTCTTGATGaaaattttgtaagaaaaaaatatactgaaaaaaattcaaggaagtTGACACGCAATGATGAGATATTTTCAACAGACAAACAATTCTATCATTGCCAAGGGTCTTTACAAAATTCTAAAAGCTTGCAAGATAATAATCATGTAGAAACATCATTTTCACCAGATTGTGCATTACAATCATTGCAACTACCTCTTCATAGTTTAGAGACTAACTTGGCTTTTGATGCATTTTCAGAAAGCTTTAAAACAACTTCCCCTGGGAAAATGAGCATAAGAAAATCACGGGAGAGATCTGCAGCTGGAAAAAAACTTTTGCAAAATCACAAGGAGAATCCAAAACTGGAGAATACTGAAACGCCTCTGAAGAGTGATGTTCCTGGACTTCTGAGCAGAACTAAACGAAATATTGTGCCCCCAGGGTGGTACTCTATATATGTTAcaaataattatgttttcaaaaagtCCCCTAAGGCCAAAAAAGTTTCTgaatctacaaaaagaaaagatccagTAAAAAATACTCAAGTTGAAAGCTCACACAACATAGATCTAAACAAAATTGCAATGAATTCTAACTTACAAGTTGTTGTGGAGCGTTTGGAAGACACGATAAATATGGCCAAAAAGTCTTGGAATAATCACTCATCTGAAGGATGCAGGGCATCCAAGAAGTTGATAGAAATTGATGGTAAAGATCAAAATGCAGGTAGAAATATGACCCTTACTGTAAGCAGAATGACATGCAAAGAGCAGAGTTTATCAAAATCCGTGGTAGCGGCCGGCAATATCAAAAACAGTCATACGCCTACAATAGAGTGGAATAGCAAAAAACGTGTTAATCTGGAAAAGTCATCAATTTTAGATACAAGTAGCTTGGTTTCCAGTGTTACAAGTGTGCCAACAAAGTATGAGGGCTTTGGAAGCTCTTCTTTTTCCAGCTATTCTAGTCCCATCAAACTCATGTTTCTATCTGAGGTTAAAAGCAGTGAAGGAGTCAAATATACTTTAACTTCAGTTGGTACTTCCAAGTCCAATACTGATCTTCCTTCTGAAAAATGTCCAACTCCTCACGTAACtgaaaaaaagccagaaacaaaTGAGGACGTCCCAAACCCTAACTTGGAAAATCATAGTTCTAATCTTAATGACAGTGACACTCTTCAGGGAGAACTAAATAAATTGAATTGTGCAAGTGAAACTACAGAATCCTCTGCAATGTTTATAGATGATATTAATAGTGAAAAGCCACAAGTCGAACCGAAGGAAAATCCAAGCAGTGGTATGGATTCATCTTTCAAACGAAAGCCAGGCAGACCTAAAAAAATAGGTCCCCAGGTTGTGAAGCAAACTAAGCGGCCAATTGGAAGACCCCCGAAAGCTAAGGCCGAGCAAACAGACTTCACCGTTTGCCAGAATGAGTCCTCTAGTGCTGGAAAGAAAAGTCCCGAATCTCTCGTATCAGAAGTAAAAGAAGGTATCTGTAAAAAGAGTATTACCGTAACTGTTATTTATGGAAGGTCAAGAAGAGCTAAGAGACACGTTTCTGAAGGAGCTGGAAACATAAGCAGCGGTAGGTCTGGCGGCAATAAGGTCGCAGACTTTCCGGCTGAGGGTAGTGGCCTCAGAAACCCTCGAGAACACAAGCCTGACTCGGGTGAGAGGGGAAGTGCTGTTTCAAGTTCGACTACTGAGGGCGAGATCTTGGGGTCTGGCTTTGAACACGTTCGGCCCATCAAGGACAAGTCTGTGGTCCCTCAACCTTCCAAGAACGTTGCTCGGCCCAACCAGAAGCCTTTTGCGGTAACTAGGAGGCCTGGTCGGCCCGCAAAGGTGAAGGTCTCTGGCATATCTGTGACCATCAATAGAGTCTCCCCTCAGGAGAGGGAAGTAAGCATCAGCAGCTGCTTGCCCCCTTTAGAACAAGAAAACATGTTAGAAAAACACGGAGCTGAAGAGAAGCGTGACCACCGGTGCAGTAAGGTGGGTGCAAGGCTCCCCGGCGCTGGCGCGGACGTGTTTGACAATGGGCCGAAAAGTGTGGTGGCCGCTGTGCCTTTGACACATGCTGTTAGGGACAGAAAACCATCCCTCCATTTCCTACATCCATTCGCATCTTCCAGCTCACTCATTTACAGAAATGCTCTGCTCCGGAAGTCCTATAGACTCCATTTGCAGAAAGGTAAAAGTCAGAAGGAAAAACATAGGCCGTCAAGGATAAAAACAGCTTCGAAAGGGGCCCCGGGAACTAGGGACTCCAGGAACGCAAAAATGCGTTTGGAAGATAACAAATTAACGCCCGTTTCCGAAGTGTCTTTGGACCCTATCATCTCATCAAACCCCTTGCTCAGGTGGTGGGCTGCTTCTGCTTCAAACGATTCCTTATTAGAAGAATTAAACAATAGATTTGAGCAAATAACAAATGCTTGGGTGCAAGTGAGTGGAGATGAAGCTGAAAACTGTGTTCATAAAAAAAGAGAACGCGTCGAAAATGATAATTTCAAAATAGCCAACCCTTTGGAAACCTGTCTTTTAGAACTTGAAGTTTCACCTGTAAAAATGCTTTTTCGGAAAAAGTACGATTTGAACGAACTCTGCATCTGGTTTAtgcaaacaacagaaacacaGTCTCTTTCACTAGTTAGAAAGGCAAATGCTCGAAACCCTTTGGAagtaataaataccagaggaaccAAACTAGGAaccaaatattctcattttaatacCAGCCCCTTCagaaagcactttaaaaaatttgcacTATCTTCTCCTTCCAAATCAGCAGGGAAGTTGCATATACTGCATAAAATGGTTAGCTCTCCACtgttaaatgtgaaaagtaatTTAACCTTAGCTAGATTAAAAAGAACTGAGTTTAAGAGGTTACAACATGAAAGGTGGAAAAGAGAGGGGAAGTTGCACAACCATGGAACAGTTGATTGGATCTCTAAAAGGAGGAACTTGAGATTTTTCTGCCGgaaccaatttttaaataagactgAGGGAAGAACAAATGCTGACACCCCCCTCGAAGGAAAAAACACCGTAGAAAATCAGTTTATTTTGCCACCTGAGGTCAGGGATGACTCTTTGCAACGGAAGGTGGCAATGCCTGACTTGAAAACATGTGCTAGTCTAGAGAATAATTTTAAGTCAGAAGCAAAGGAGAATGGAACAAATTGCAGccaaaaagattttgaaaagggACCAAGACCAGGAAATGTATGTCCAAATAATTGGAAGTCAAAAACCCTAAAAGATTGTAGAATATTTTTGAGGAAGATCAACTATCTTGAACACAGAAATACTTTTAAGCTAAATACAATCATTTACTCTCCTGAATCTGTTGACAGTGGAAGTAATCATCAGACTCGCGTAGAAGCAGCAAAGCGCTTTACCCTGAGATCCCATTCTGCTAGGCAGAACTCCTTTAAAAAGCaatctaaagaaatagaaaatgccaAAACAGATAGTCCTTCGACCGATAAATTTCCTGGCCAACTTGACaatagtaaattaaataaatgtgttaacTATGACAAGAATCCTGATAGTTCTGACGTTCTTAGCaaattgaacaaaagaaaaagaccaccGTGGAAGACCACAGAAATgtcaacaaaaagacataaacgACAGTCTTGCAACAGTGGACAAATGGCAAACTATTATTCAAAATCCCAACTAG
- the LCORL gene encoding ligand-dependent nuclear receptor corepressor-like protein isoform X2 produces MDEKCSFCNLQREAVSDCIPSLDSSQSTPTEELSSQGQSNTEKIECQAENYLNALFRKKDLPQNCDPNIPLVAQELMKKMIRQFAIEYISKSGKIQENRNGSIGPSLICKSIQMNQAENSLQEEQEGPLDLTVNRMQEQNTQQGDGVLDLSTKKTSIKSEESSICDPSSENSMAGSTVDAKSEEATKMEKGKSALSKVLESLCIHHQQQVLAMLKFLVQEQNAASLCYCNTSYTVSSESQKPLTEDNLHGLFCSCEYRLAERGGLQSERQSPGFVPLPVCIKDLRCLTCQTVTIEHIKTVVNRGIANSYSSHRCCSGPLPNLHSTKSTFQAPLSSREVCDVSVRLEGVCRSRSPSPPPLSPVQTEGFEKLKDVVSELSALENNRLEININQPPSLIPAEINSDKGDHEGKIQKAKKCSNSDYLLLEDSDNCATNHEKGETTIIFQDLMDRINEKLKSIETTDMTNLIKLSSSDCTTDNDLKLRDLIASLLHNAKASDYSFMELLSQHDKKVENKIIQTRFRKRQETLFSMHNSPDSPMFRRHSLQIKRELASLDENFVRKKYTEKNSRKLTRNDEIFSTDKQFYHCQGSLQNSKSLQDNNHVETSFSPDCALQSLQLPLHSLETNLAFDAFSESFKTTSPGKMSIRKSRERSAAGKKLLQNHKENPKLENTETPLKSDVPGLLSRTKRNIVPPGWYSIYVTNNYVFKKSPKAKKVSESTKRKDPVKNTQVESSHNIDLNKIAMNSNLQVVVERLEDTINMAKKSWNNHSSEGCRASKKLIEIDGKDQNAGRNMTLTVSRMTCKEQSLSKSVVAAGNIKNSHTPTIEWNSKKRVNLEKSSILDTSSLVSSVTSVPTKYEGFGSSSFSSYSSPIKLMFLSEVKSSEGVKYTLTSVGTSKSNTDLPSEKCPTPHVTEKKPETNEDVPNPNLENHSSNLNDSDTLQGELNKLNCASETTESSAMFIDDINSEKPQVEPKENPSSGMDSSFKRKPGRPKKIGPQVVKQTKRPIGRPPKAKAEQTDFTVCQNESSSAGKKSPESLVSEVKEGICKKSITVTVIYGRSRRAKRHVSEGAGNISSGRSGGNKVADFPAEGSGLRNPREHKPDSGERGSAVSSSTTEGEILGSGFEHVRPIKDKSVVPQPSKNVARPNQKPFAVTRRPGRPAKVKVSGISVTINRVSPQEREVSISSCLPPLEQENMLEKHGAEEKRDHRCSKVGARLPGAGADVFDNGPKSVVAAVPLTHAVRDRKPSLHFLHPFASSSSLIYRNALLRKSYRLHLQKGKSQKEKHRPSRIKTASKGAPGTRDSRNAKMRLEDNKLTPVSEVSLDPIISSNPLLRWWAASASNDSLLEELNNRFEQITNAWVQVSGDEAENCVHKKRERVENDNFKIANPLETCLLELEVSPVKMLFRKKYDLNELCIWFMQTTETQSLSLVRKANARNPLEVINTRGTKLGTKYSHFNTSPFRKHFKKFALSSPSKSAGKLHILHKMVSSPLLNVKSNLTLARLKRTEFKRLQHERWKREGKLHNHGTVDWISKRRNLRFFCRNQFLNKTEGRTNADTPLEGKNTVENQFILPPEVRDDSLQRKVAMPDLKTCASLENNFKSEAKENGTNCSQKDFEKGPRPGNVCPNNWKSKTLKDCRIFLRKINYLEHRNTFKLNTIIYSPESVDSGSNHQTRVEAAKRFTLRSHSARQNSFKKQSKEIENAKTDSPSTDKFPGQLDNSKLNKCVNYDKNPDSSDVLSKLNKRKRPPWKTTEMSTKRHKRQSCNSGQMANYYSKSQLACDK; encoded by the coding sequence ttcaacTGTTGATGCAAAATCAGAGGAAGCTactaaaatggaaaaaggaaaatcagcaTTAAGCAAAGTTTTGGAATCTTTGTGCATACATCACCAGCAACAAGTTTTGGCCATGTTGAAATTTCTAGTCCAAGAGCAGAATGCTGCTTCTCTTTGCTATTGTAATACATCATATACTGTGTCTTCAGAATCTCAAAAGCCCCTAACTGAAGATAATTTACATGGTCTATTCTGTAGTTGTGAATATAGGCTGGCAGAAAGAGGGGGTCTACAAAGTGAAAGGCAAAGCCCTGGTTTTGTGCCTCTGCCAGTCTGTATTAAAGATTTACGTTGTTTAACTTGCCAAACTGTAACTATTGAGCACATTAAGACAGTGGTGAATAGAGGAATTGCCAACAGTTATAGTTCTCACAGGTGCTGTTCTGGACCGTTACCAAACCTTCACTCTACAAAATCGACCTTCCAAGCTCCTCTTTCATCAAGGGAAGTATGCGACGTTTCAGTCCGACTCGAGGGTGTTTGTAGATCACGAAGTCCGTCACCCCCACCATTATCACCTGTACAGACTGAAGgatttgaaaaactgaaagatGTCGTCTCGGAGCTTTCAGCCTTAGAAAATAACAGACTTGAAATAAACATTAACCAGCCTCCATCTCTCATACCAGCAGAAATAAACAGTGACAAGGGTGATCACGAAGGTAAAATACAAAAAGCTAAGAAATGCAGTAACTCTGATTATTTGCTCCTGGAAGACAGCGATAATTGTGCTACGAATCATGAAAAAGGTGAAACTACtataatttttcaagatttaatggATCgtattaatgaaaaattaaaatcaatagaaACTACAGATATGACAAACCTTATAAAATTATCTAGCAGTGATTGCACTACAGATAATGATTTAAAATTGAGAGATTTAATAGCCTCACTCTTGCATAACGCTAAGGCCAGTGATTACAGTTTTATGGAATTGCTGAGCCAACATgataaaaaggtagaaaataaaattattcagacAAGATTTCGAAAGCGTCAAGAAACCTTATTTTCAATGCACAACTCTCCTGATTCACCCATGTTTAGAAGGCACtctttacaaataaaaagagaacttgCTAGTCTTGATGaaaattttgtaagaaaaaaatatactgaaaaaaattcaaggaagtTGACACGCAATGATGAGATATTTTCAACAGACAAACAATTCTATCATTGCCAAGGGTCTTTACAAAATTCTAAAAGCTTGCAAGATAATAATCATGTAGAAACATCATTTTCACCAGATTGTGCATTACAATCATTGCAACTACCTCTTCATAGTTTAGAGACTAACTTGGCTTTTGATGCATTTTCAGAAAGCTTTAAAACAACTTCCCCTGGGAAAATGAGCATAAGAAAATCACGGGAGAGATCTGCAGCTGGAAAAAAACTTTTGCAAAATCACAAGGAGAATCCAAAACTGGAGAATACTGAAACGCCTCTGAAGAGTGATGTTCCTGGACTTCTGAGCAGAACTAAACGAAATATTGTGCCCCCAGGGTGGTACTCTATATATGTTAcaaataattatgttttcaaaaagtCCCCTAAGGCCAAAAAAGTTTCTgaatctacaaaaagaaaagatccagTAAAAAATACTCAAGTTGAAAGCTCACACAACATAGATCTAAACAAAATTGCAATGAATTCTAACTTACAAGTTGTTGTGGAGCGTTTGGAAGACACGATAAATATGGCCAAAAAGTCTTGGAATAATCACTCATCTGAAGGATGCAGGGCATCCAAGAAGTTGATAGAAATTGATGGTAAAGATCAAAATGCAGGTAGAAATATGACCCTTACTGTAAGCAGAATGACATGCAAAGAGCAGAGTTTATCAAAATCCGTGGTAGCGGCCGGCAATATCAAAAACAGTCATACGCCTACAATAGAGTGGAATAGCAAAAAACGTGTTAATCTGGAAAAGTCATCAATTTTAGATACAAGTAGCTTGGTTTCCAGTGTTACAAGTGTGCCAACAAAGTATGAGGGCTTTGGAAGCTCTTCTTTTTCCAGCTATTCTAGTCCCATCAAACTCATGTTTCTATCTGAGGTTAAAAGCAGTGAAGGAGTCAAATATACTTTAACTTCAGTTGGTACTTCCAAGTCCAATACTGATCTTCCTTCTGAAAAATGTCCAACTCCTCACGTAACtgaaaaaaagccagaaacaaaTGAGGACGTCCCAAACCCTAACTTGGAAAATCATAGTTCTAATCTTAATGACAGTGACACTCTTCAGGGAGAACTAAATAAATTGAATTGTGCAAGTGAAACTACAGAATCCTCTGCAATGTTTATAGATGATATTAATAGTGAAAAGCCACAAGTCGAACCGAAGGAAAATCCAAGCAGTGGTATGGATTCATCTTTCAAACGAAAGCCAGGCAGACCTAAAAAAATAGGTCCCCAGGTTGTGAAGCAAACTAAGCGGCCAATTGGAAGACCCCCGAAAGCTAAGGCCGAGCAAACAGACTTCACCGTTTGCCAGAATGAGTCCTCTAGTGCTGGAAAGAAAAGTCCCGAATCTCTCGTATCAGAAGTAAAAGAAGGTATCTGTAAAAAGAGTATTACCGTAACTGTTATTTATGGAAGGTCAAGAAGAGCTAAGAGACACGTTTCTGAAGGAGCTGGAAACATAAGCAGCGGTAGGTCTGGCGGCAATAAGGTCGCAGACTTTCCGGCTGAGGGTAGTGGCCTCAGAAACCCTCGAGAACACAAGCCTGACTCGGGTGAGAGGGGAAGTGCTGTTTCAAGTTCGACTACTGAGGGCGAGATCTTGGGGTCTGGCTTTGAACACGTTCGGCCCATCAAGGACAAGTCTGTGGTCCCTCAACCTTCCAAGAACGTTGCTCGGCCCAACCAGAAGCCTTTTGCGGTAACTAGGAGGCCTGGTCGGCCCGCAAAGGTGAAGGTCTCTGGCATATCTGTGACCATCAATAGAGTCTCCCCTCAGGAGAGGGAAGTAAGCATCAGCAGCTGCTTGCCCCCTTTAGAACAAGAAAACATGTTAGAAAAACACGGAGCTGAAGAGAAGCGTGACCACCGGTGCAGTAAGGTGGGTGCAAGGCTCCCCGGCGCTGGCGCGGACGTGTTTGACAATGGGCCGAAAAGTGTGGTGGCCGCTGTGCCTTTGACACATGCTGTTAGGGACAGAAAACCATCCCTCCATTTCCTACATCCATTCGCATCTTCCAGCTCACTCATTTACAGAAATGCTCTGCTCCGGAAGTCCTATAGACTCCATTTGCAGAAAGGTAAAAGTCAGAAGGAAAAACATAGGCCGTCAAGGATAAAAACAGCTTCGAAAGGGGCCCCGGGAACTAGGGACTCCAGGAACGCAAAAATGCGTTTGGAAGATAACAAATTAACGCCCGTTTCCGAAGTGTCTTTGGACCCTATCATCTCATCAAACCCCTTGCTCAGGTGGTGGGCTGCTTCTGCTTCAAACGATTCCTTATTAGAAGAATTAAACAATAGATTTGAGCAAATAACAAATGCTTGGGTGCAAGTGAGTGGAGATGAAGCTGAAAACTGTGTTCATAAAAAAAGAGAACGCGTCGAAAATGATAATTTCAAAATAGCCAACCCTTTGGAAACCTGTCTTTTAGAACTTGAAGTTTCACCTGTAAAAATGCTTTTTCGGAAAAAGTACGATTTGAACGAACTCTGCATCTGGTTTAtgcaaacaacagaaacacaGTCTCTTTCACTAGTTAGAAAGGCAAATGCTCGAAACCCTTTGGAagtaataaataccagaggaaccAAACTAGGAaccaaatattctcattttaatacCAGCCCCTTCagaaagcactttaaaaaatttgcacTATCTTCTCCTTCCAAATCAGCAGGGAAGTTGCATATACTGCATAAAATGGTTAGCTCTCCACtgttaaatgtgaaaagtaatTTAACCTTAGCTAGATTAAAAAGAACTGAGTTTAAGAGGTTACAACATGAAAGGTGGAAAAGAGAGGGGAAGTTGCACAACCATGGAACAGTTGATTGGATCTCTAAAAGGAGGAACTTGAGATTTTTCTGCCGgaaccaatttttaaataagactgAGGGAAGAACAAATGCTGACACCCCCCTCGAAGGAAAAAACACCGTAGAAAATCAGTTTATTTTGCCACCTGAGGTCAGGGATGACTCTTTGCAACGGAAGGTGGCAATGCCTGACTTGAAAACATGTGCTAGTCTAGAGAATAATTTTAAGTCAGAAGCAAAGGAGAATGGAACAAATTGCAGccaaaaagattttgaaaagggACCAAGACCAGGAAATGTATGTCCAAATAATTGGAAGTCAAAAACCCTAAAAGATTGTAGAATATTTTTGAGGAAGATCAACTATCTTGAACACAGAAATACTTTTAAGCTAAATACAATCATTTACTCTCCTGAATCTGTTGACAGTGGAAGTAATCATCAGACTCGCGTAGAAGCAGCAAAGCGCTTTACCCTGAGATCCCATTCTGCTAGGCAGAACTCCTTTAAAAAGCaatctaaagaaatagaaaatgccaAAACAGATAGTCCTTCGACCGATAAATTTCCTGGCCAACTTGACaatagtaaattaaataaatgtgttaacTATGACAAGAATCCTGATAGTTCTGACGTTCTTAGCaaattgaacaaaagaaaaagaccaccGTGGAAGACCACAGAAATgtcaacaaaaagacataaacgACAGTCTTGCAACAGTGGACAAATGGCAAACTATTATTCAAAATCCCAACTAG